Proteins encoded by one window of Collimonas fungivorans:
- a CDS encoding twin transmembrane helix small protein, with protein MKIVVAIAFILIIGSLASALVFLMRDKGKSNRTVQALTMRVGFSVALFILLLVLYKLGYIQPTGLH; from the coding sequence ATGAAAATCGTCGTCGCCATCGCCTTCATCCTGATTATCGGCAGCCTTGCCTCGGCGCTAGTGTTCCTGATGCGCGACAAAGGTAAAAGCAACCGCACGGTGCAGGCCCTGACCATGCGCGTCGGTTTTTCGGTCGCCCTGTTCATCCTGCTGCTGGTCCTGTACAAGCTCGGTTATATCCAGCCGACCGGGCTGCACTAA
- a CDS encoding SCO family protein: protein MDQKTLTNQPSPAEDKLRWRGRWKLFVVIAICAAPMIASYLTYYVIKPQSRNNYGELLDPRDYPVPELGSTALDGKPLTLDAYQGKWLMLQADGGDCQKACQDKLFEMRQLRLMQGKEMERIERVWLITDDQPLPTMVMREYDGTRLLRVKPDLLKAWLPTEAGTSAADHIYLIDPRGHLMMRFPKDADPSKVKKDLSKLLRASAIG from the coding sequence GTGGACCAGAAAACACTGACAAACCAGCCCAGCCCGGCTGAGGACAAACTGCGCTGGCGCGGCCGCTGGAAACTGTTCGTGGTGATTGCGATATGCGCAGCGCCCATGATTGCTTCCTATCTCACCTACTACGTGATCAAGCCGCAAAGCCGCAATAACTACGGCGAGCTGCTCGATCCGCGCGACTATCCCGTGCCTGAGCTGGGCAGCACCGCGCTCGACGGCAAGCCGCTCACGCTCGACGCCTACCAAGGCAAATGGCTAATGCTGCAGGCCGATGGCGGCGATTGCCAGAAGGCTTGCCAGGACAAGCTGTTCGAAATGCGCCAGCTGCGCCTGATGCAGGGCAAGGAAATGGAAAGGATCGAACGAGTCTGGCTGATCACCGACGACCAGCCTTTGCCGACCATGGTGATGCGCGAATACGACGGCACCAGGCTGTTGCGAGTCAAACCGGACCTGCTGAAAGCCTGGCTGCCGACCGAAGCCGGCACCAGCGCCGCCGACCATATCTACCTGATCGATCCGCGCGGCCACCTGATGATGCGTTTTCCCAAGGACGCAGATCCGAGCAAGGTGAAAAAAGATCTGTCCAAGCTGCTGCGGGCGTCGGCGATAGGATGA
- the ctaD gene encoding cytochrome c oxidase subunit I, which translates to MSTTAVDHAHDHSHDDHAHHDHPHGWRRWLFATNHKDIGTLYLWFSFTMLLSGGVLALLIRAELFQPGLQFFKPEFFNQLTTMHGLVMVFGAIMPAFVGFANWMIPLQIGASDMAFARMNNFSFWLMPPAALLLATSFLVPGGATAAGWTLYAPLSTQMGPGMDMAIFAIHIMGASSIMGSINIITTILNMRAPGMTLMKMPMFCWTWLITAYLLIAVMPVLAGAITMTLTDRHFGTSFFNAAGGGDPVMYQHIFWFFGHPEVYIMILPAFGIVSQIIPAFARKQLFGYASMVYATASIAILSFIVWAHHMFTTGMPVTAQLFFMYATMLIAVPTGVKIFNWIATMWRGSMTFETPMLFALGFIFVFTMGGFTGLILAVTPIDIQMQDTYYVVAHFHYVLVAGSLFGLFAGYYYWSPKWTGFMYSERRGQIHFWNSLFWFNVTFFPMHFLGLAGMPRRYADYPAQFTDFNMLASIGALGFGLSQVYFLFFVIIPSIKGGKKAADKPWDGAEGLEWTVPSPAPFHTFETPPTFK; encoded by the coding sequence ATGAGCACTACCGCAGTCGATCACGCACACGATCATTCTCACGACGACCACGCGCACCACGACCATCCGCACGGCTGGCGGCGCTGGCTGTTCGCCACCAACCACAAGGACATCGGCACCCTGTACCTGTGGTTCTCGTTCACCATGCTGCTGTCCGGCGGCGTACTGGCGCTGCTTATCCGCGCCGAACTGTTCCAGCCCGGCCTGCAGTTCTTCAAGCCTGAATTCTTCAACCAGCTGACCACCATGCACGGCCTGGTCATGGTGTTCGGCGCGATCATGCCGGCCTTCGTCGGTTTCGCCAACTGGATGATCCCGCTGCAGATCGGCGCATCCGACATGGCTTTTGCGCGGATGAACAATTTCTCGTTCTGGCTGATGCCTCCTGCAGCCTTGCTGCTGGCGACTTCGTTCCTGGTGCCGGGCGGCGCAACCGCTGCCGGCTGGACCCTGTACGCACCGCTGTCGACCCAGATGGGCCCTGGCATGGACATGGCGATTTTCGCCATCCACATCATGGGCGCGTCGTCGATCATGGGTTCGATCAACATCATCACCACCATCCTCAACATGCGCGCGCCTGGCATGACGCTGATGAAGATGCCGATGTTCTGCTGGACCTGGCTGATCACCGCCTACCTGCTGATCGCCGTGATGCCAGTGCTGGCCGGCGCCATCACCATGACCCTGACCGACCGTCATTTCGGCACCTCCTTCTTTAACGCTGCCGGCGGCGGCGATCCGGTCATGTACCAGCACATCTTCTGGTTCTTCGGCCACCCCGAGGTCTACATCATGATCTTGCCGGCGTTCGGCATCGTCTCGCAGATCATCCCGGCTTTCGCTCGCAAGCAGTTGTTCGGTTATGCCTCGATGGTGTATGCAACGGCGTCGATCGCGATCCTGTCGTTCATCGTCTGGGCCCACCACATGTTCACCACCGGCATGCCGGTGACTGCGCAGCTGTTCTTCATGTACGCCACCATGCTGATCGCGGTGCCTACCGGCGTCAAGATCTTCAACTGGATCGCTACCATGTGGCGCGGTTCGATGACGTTCGAAACACCGATGCTGTTCGCGCTCGGTTTCATCTTCGTGTTCACCATGGGCGGTTTCACCGGCCTGATCCTGGCGGTGACGCCGATCGATATCCAGATGCAGGATACCTACTATGTGGTGGCGCATTTCCACTACGTGCTGGTGGCAGGTTCCCTGTTCGGGCTGTTCGCCGGTTACTACTACTGGAGTCCGAAGTGGACCGGTTTCATGTACAGCGAAAGACGCGGTCAGATCCATTTCTGGAATTCCCTGTTCTGGTTCAACGTCACGTTCTTCCCGATGCACTTCCTCGGCTTGGCCGGCATGCCGCGCCGCTACGCTGATTATCCGGCGCAGTTCACCGATTTCAACATGCTGGCTTCGATCGGCGCCCTGGGTTTCGGCCTGAGCCAGGTCTACTTCCTGTTCTTCGTGATCATTCCATCGATCAAGGGCGGCAAGAAAGCAGCCGACAAGCCATGGGATGGCGCCGAAGGACTGGAATGGACCGTGCCTAGCCCAGCGCCTTTCCATACTTTCGAAACGCCACCGACTTTTAAATAA
- a CDS encoding SURF1 family protein encodes MVTVLLVVLGIALAQWQTRRGDQKQAIESRLLQREADATVELGAAVQDVDQLEFRRMALRGEFIAGWPVYLDNRPLNGVAGFYVLMPFKLAASDTGAANYILVARGWLPRDPADRSKLPSYPTPAGTIEIEGLVRRDFGHVLQLGNAGPLRPQAIVQNLAISEFAAASKFKLQPFVIEQTSNTEDHLLRDWPRPSLGIEKHRGYAFQWYALAVMALIFFVVTGFRRGPENTDKPAQPG; translated from the coding sequence GTGGTGACCGTATTGCTGGTGGTGCTAGGCATCGCGTTGGCACAATGGCAAACCCGGCGTGGCGACCAGAAGCAGGCGATTGAAAGCAGGTTGCTGCAGCGTGAAGCCGACGCCACCGTCGAGCTTGGCGCTGCCGTGCAGGACGTCGACCAGCTCGAGTTCCGGCGCATGGCGCTGCGCGGTGAATTTATTGCCGGCTGGCCGGTCTATCTCGACAACCGTCCCTTGAACGGCGTGGCGGGTTTTTATGTGCTGATGCCGTTCAAGCTGGCGGCGTCGGACACGGGGGCGGCTAACTACATCTTGGTGGCGCGCGGCTGGCTGCCGCGCGATCCGGCCGATCGCAGCAAGCTGCCGTCCTATCCGACGCCAGCCGGCACGATCGAGATAGAAGGGCTGGTCAGGCGCGATTTCGGCCATGTCCTGCAGCTGGGCAATGCCGGTCCCTTGCGGCCTCAGGCGATTGTGCAGAACCTGGCGATCAGCGAATTTGCCGCAGCCAGCAAATTCAAGCTGCAGCCGTTCGTGATCGAGCAGACCAGCAACACCGAAGACCATTTGCTGCGCGACTGGCCCCGGCCCTCGCTCGGTATCGAAAAGCACCGCGGCTACGCGTTCCAGTGGTATGCGCTGGCCGTGATGGCCTTGATTTTTTTTGTTGTGACAGGATTTAGACGTGGACCAGAAAACACTGACAAACCAGCCCAGCCCGGCTGA
- a CDS encoding cytochrome c oxidase subunit 3: protein MSSQQGSAPYYFVPGPSRWPVLGGVALLATMAGAAAWVNSVVWGPELCAIGILSFLVVLYKWFGDSIRESEGGMYSARIDTSYRWSMSWFIFSEVMFFAAFFGALFYARSIAMPWLGDLDNKLLWPDFAAHWGNAGPAGTIESFSTMGPFPIPTINTALLLASGVTLTISHHALRAGHRGKTAFWLFVTIALGATFMGFQAAEYIEAYSDFNLKLTSGVYGSTFFLLTGFHGFHVTIGAIMLSVVLFRVLKGHFTPEHHFAFEGAAWYWHFVDVVWLGLYVVVYWL, encoded by the coding sequence ATGAGTTCTCAACAAGGTAGTGCGCCATACTATTTCGTCCCTGGACCATCCAGGTGGCCGGTGCTGGGCGGCGTCGCGCTGCTGGCGACGATGGCAGGCGCCGCGGCATGGGTCAACAGCGTCGTGTGGGGTCCTGAACTGTGCGCTATCGGCATCTTGTCGTTCCTGGTGGTGCTCTACAAGTGGTTCGGCGATTCCATCCGCGAATCCGAAGGCGGCATGTACAGCGCACGCATCGATACCTCGTACCGCTGGAGCATGAGCTGGTTCATCTTCTCCGAAGTGATGTTTTTCGCGGCGTTTTTCGGCGCCCTGTTCTACGCACGCAGCATTGCCATGCCGTGGCTGGGCGATCTGGACAACAAGCTGCTGTGGCCAGACTTTGCCGCGCACTGGGGCAATGCAGGCCCGGCCGGCACCATCGAATCCTTCAGCACCATGGGACCATTCCCGATCCCGACCATCAACACCGCCTTGCTGCTCGCTTCCGGCGTCACCCTGACCATTTCCCACCACGCGCTGCGCGCCGGCCACCGCGGCAAGACCGCATTCTGGCTGTTTGTCACGATCGCGCTGGGCGCAACCTTCATGGGCTTCCAGGCTGCCGAGTACATCGAAGCGTACAGCGACTTCAACCTGAAGCTGACTTCCGGCGTCTACGGTTCAACCTTCTTCCTGCTGACCGGCTTCCACGGTTTCCACGTCACCATCGGCGCCATCATGCTGTCGGTCGTGCTGTTCCGTGTGCTCAAAGGGCATTTCACCCCGGAACACCATTTTGCATTCGAAGGCGCGGCCTGGTACTGGCACTTTGTGGACGTCGTCTGGCTCGGCCTGTACGTCGTGGTGTACTGGCTGTAA
- a CDS encoding cytochrome c oxidase assembly protein: MADPADSHANQGETESRKLNKQMLGKLLVIAVLMFGFGYGLVPVYKKICEVTGVNFLTPKDATVEAPANTQVDKSRTITVEFDGNSQGPWRFRPTVSSLQVHPGEMTQVVYEVVNKQSRKMDAQAIPSYAPQQAAAFFKKVECFCFTQQTLGPNQAKEMPVVFYIDPAIPKDVKLITLSYTFFEIAGQPDKAG, encoded by the coding sequence ATGGCCGATCCTGCAGATAGCCATGCAAACCAGGGCGAGACCGAATCACGGAAGCTGAACAAGCAAATGCTCGGCAAGCTGCTGGTGATTGCGGTATTGATGTTCGGTTTCGGTTATGGCCTGGTGCCGGTATATAAAAAGATCTGCGAGGTCACCGGCGTCAATTTCCTGACGCCGAAAGACGCCACGGTGGAAGCGCCGGCCAATACCCAGGTCGACAAGAGCCGCACGATTACCGTTGAATTCGACGGCAATTCGCAAGGCCCCTGGCGTTTCAGGCCGACGGTCAGCAGCTTGCAGGTGCATCCCGGCGAAATGACGCAGGTGGTGTATGAAGTGGTGAACAAGCAGTCGCGCAAGATGGATGCCCAGGCGATTCCGAGTTATGCGCCGCAGCAGGCGGCGGCTTTCTTCAAGAAGGTCGAATGTTTCTGTTTTACCCAGCAGACCCTGGGCCCGAACCAGGCCAAGGAAATGCCGGTGGTGTTTTACATAGATCCTGCTATACCTAAAGATGTAAAGCTGATCACGTTGTCCTACACGTTTTTTGAAATTGCAGGGCAGCCGGACAAGGCAGGCTGA
- a CDS encoding DUF2244 domain-containing protein: MIKREWDLRRNCAIAPRQLGFFYAILCATSFAVAIGFTLHGAWFVLVFAVLEMSAVAVAFLVYAWHATDREHIAMLDDYLLVELIQAQEVRRFKLDLHAIRIAVQETNKGLIDIEALGTRVEVGRFLTKWKRREFVLELRQELQRASV, encoded by the coding sequence ATGATTAAGCGAGAATGGGACTTGAGGCGTAACTGCGCAATCGCGCCGCGCCAACTTGGTTTTTTCTATGCAATCCTGTGTGCCACGTCGTTTGCCGTGGCAATCGGCTTTACCTTGCACGGCGCCTGGTTTGTCCTGGTGTTTGCGGTCCTGGAGATGTCGGCGGTTGCTGTCGCGTTCCTGGTCTATGCATGGCACGCCACGGACCGCGAGCACATAGCTATGCTGGATGATTACCTGCTTGTGGAATTGATACAGGCACAGGAAGTTCGACGATTCAAGCTGGATTTACATGCGATCCGGATTGCGGTGCAAGAGACAAACAAGGGCCTGATAGACATAGAGGCGCTTGGCACCAGGGTCGAAGTAGGGCGGTTTTTGACGAAATGGAAGCGGCGCGAGTTTGTTCTGGAGCTGCGGCAGGAGCTACAGCGGGCAAGTGTCTAG
- a CDS encoding DUF2970 domain-containing protein, with translation MSDLEQASRRKASFGATMKAVFWSFFGVRKRKDYENDAASLNPVHVVIAGILGALIFIAILITIVKLVVAK, from the coding sequence ATGTCGGACCTGGAGCAAGCAAGCCGTCGTAAAGCCTCATTTGGCGCCACCATGAAAGCGGTATTCTGGTCGTTCTTCGGCGTGCGCAAGAGAAAAGATTATGAAAACGATGCCGCCAGCCTGAATCCGGTGCATGTAGTGATAGCCGGCATACTCGGCGCCCTGATTTTCATTGCGATCCTGATCACCATCGTGAAGCTGGTTGTCGCTAAATAA
- the coxB gene encoding cytochrome c oxidase subunit II, which yields MEYAKRLISLMLGASLLSAAMPSWAVVDSPGGPAVLQMNFQPPVTQIAQQIYDLHHLMLIICLVIFLAVFGVMFYSILKHRKSLGHKSASFHESTGVEIAWTVVPFLIVIGMALPATKTVVAMKDTSNADITIKVTGMQWKWGYDYLNGEGSGISFLSNLSTPHEQVVDSTKVKNDNYLIEVDNPMVVPVNKKVRIITTANDVIHSWGIPAFGVKQDAIPGFVRDTWFKAETVGTYRGQCVELCGKDHAFMPIVVNVLSEADYKAWVDGKKKEMAAQADDPTKTWTIDELKQRGEKVYTANCAVCHQATGKGVPGAFPALDGDPVVNGPRAEQINVVLNGKVTGTMQMPAWKAVLSDTEIAAVITYTRNNWSNKAQENIVQPAEVLAARK from the coding sequence ATGGAATATGCGAAGCGCCTTATATCGTTGATGCTCGGTGCCTCGCTCTTGTCGGCAGCTATGCCGTCATGGGCGGTGGTCGATAGTCCGGGTGGTCCAGCGGTGTTGCAGATGAACTTTCAACCACCGGTAACGCAAATTGCCCAGCAAATCTATGACCTGCATCACTTGATGCTGATCATTTGCCTGGTGATCTTCCTGGCAGTCTTCGGGGTGATGTTCTACTCCATCCTCAAGCATCGCAAATCGCTCGGCCACAAATCGGCCAGCTTCCACGAAAGCACCGGCGTCGAAATCGCCTGGACCGTGGTGCCTTTCCTGATCGTCATCGGCATGGCCCTGCCTGCCACCAAGACCGTGGTGGCGATGAAGGATACCTCCAACGCCGACATCACGATCAAGGTCACCGGCATGCAATGGAAATGGGGTTATGACTACCTCAACGGCGAAGGTTCCGGCATTTCCTTCCTGTCCAACCTGTCGACGCCGCACGAGCAAGTGGTGGATTCGACCAAGGTCAAGAACGACAACTACCTGATCGAAGTCGACAATCCGATGGTGGTCCCGGTCAACAAGAAGGTCCGCATCATCACCACCGCCAACGACGTCATCCACTCCTGGGGCATCCCGGCATTCGGCGTCAAGCAGGATGCGATTCCAGGTTTCGTGCGCGACACCTGGTTCAAGGCTGAAACGGTTGGCACCTACCGCGGGCAGTGCGTTGAACTGTGCGGCAAGGACCACGCCTTCATGCCTATCGTGGTCAACGTCCTGAGCGAAGCAGATTACAAGGCCTGGGTCGACGGCAAGAAAAAGGAAATGGCTGCCCAGGCAGACGATCCGACCAAGACCTGGACTATCGACGAGCTGAAGCAGCGCGGCGAAAAAGTCTACACGGCCAATTGCGCGGTCTGCCACCAGGCTACCGGCAAGGGCGTGCCTGGCGCGTTCCCGGCGCTGGATGGCGACCCGGTGGTCAACGGTCCGCGTGCTGAACAGATCAACGTCGTGCTGAACGGCAAAGTCACCGGCACCATGCAGATGCCAGCCTGGAAAGCCGTGTTGTCGGATACCGAAATTGCTGCGGTGATTACCTACACCCGCAACAACTGGTCCAACAAGGCCCAGGAAAATATTGTCCAACCAGCTGAAGTGCTGGCTGCGCGTAAGTAA